DNA from Thermococcus sp.:
GGTAGGCGATTAAAAGGAGCGGAAGCCTGATTAGGAGTGTTATAACCCTCTTCAACGGACTGCGGGGCACGACCTCATCCGCAATCAACAGGAGGCCCCCGGGTTTCAGTATTCTCATTATCTCCCTCAGGGCATAGCGTAATTCGTCCTCACTCAGCTCGGAGAAGCAGAGCCCCGCCATCACGGCATCATAGCTCTCCGCGGCCTCGGTGTCAAGCTCCGCAACACCCATCTCACAGAGCTCAACCCTATGCGTGAGTGCCACCTCCTCTACCTTTTTCCCCGCAATTTCAAGCATCCACGGGTTGATGTCGATGGCTTTGACCCGTGCGCCCCTCATAGTGGCACGTATCGTTAGCGCTCCCGTCCCACAACCTATGTCAA
Protein-coding regions in this window:
- the cpaM gene encoding corrinoid protein-associated methyltransferase CpaM; the encoded protein is MPSYVLMRILESSPDRYDRGIGILTLGRLEGVYERLTSRIKPGQRVLDIGCGTGALTIRATMRGARVKAIDINPWMLEIAGKKVEEVALTHRVELCEMGVAELDTEAAESYDAVMAGLCFSELSEDELRYALREIMRILKPGGLLLIADEVVPRSPLKRVITLLIRLPLLLIAYLLTQITTGAIKNLPEKVEGAGFIMESMRLSRMEDFVEIVARKPGR